gtgcttgattggccagcaaactcaccagacctgaaccccatagagaatctatggggtattgtcaagaggaagatgagagacaccagacccaacaatgcagaagagctgaaggccactgtcaaagaaacctgggcttccataccacctcagcagtgccacaaactgatcacctccatgccacgccgaattgaggcagtaattaaagcaaaaggagcccctactaagtattgagtgcatatacagtaaattaacatactttccagaagaccaacaattcactaaaaatgttttttttttattggtcttatgaagtattctaatttgttgagattggtgggtttttgttaaatgtgagacaaaatcatcacaattaaaagaaccaaagacttaaactacttcagtctgtgtgcattgaatttatttaatacaagagtgtcacaatttgagttgaattactgaaataaatgaacttttccacgacattctaatttattgagatgcacctgtagtaAATATGTTACATCTAACGGATTCAGCTGACAAAAAATTCGGAAACCCCTGATAAAGAGCAAGAGAATGTATATTAGCCTACATGTTTGTAGTCTACATAATGTACAGaaatttgaccttttttttttacagtgtactttatTAAATCAGTTATACCCCCTTTAACATACTACGCAGGGAAATAAGTGacagtttcagtttttttaGAAGTACAGTTTTATGTAAACACATGCGATTTAACTCTCCTTTAAACAAAACTTGAGTAATTAAAAGCCACAGTGAATGAGgatggggcatgttgtcacagaATGCCAATGTacattaaagcaatagttcaaccaaaaatgattctgtcatcatttactcatcctcacacaaaaggagatatttagtGGAATGTCCAGACTGTTGTTTTCTgggtcttctgaagccatatgatgGCTAAGTGTGATGAAGCTCAAAGTTTAAGTTGTTATTCTGTAAAAACcctcatttttaaatgcatgagaAGCAGCTCTACCAGGTCCAGCAGAACTTCTCGTTACACAGCGCTCTTCTGCTCATCATGCTGGACAAACTGGAGGATCAGTGGATGAGTTACTAATATAAGTTTTGCTTCAGTCTTGTTTTAGACTTTGAATACATGAACACAAATTCTCGCAGAAGAGAGAAGCCTCAGAGAGAAATGAGAGGAAGCCAGCTAAAAAGCTGTTCCCAAACTCAAATCTCTTCAAGCAGTGGAGGAAAGTTAAGGATCTCTTTCAGAAATAGCCGGCTATAATGCCTTCCTTAGTGACCAAATGCATCTGGACTGGGAGCTCAAAATCTGGATGTTCAAGGCCAGTTCTAGAAGTCTTGAGATATTGATTCTGTCAGGTTCGGTATAGAGACATAGGTTTGACATTTGTTTTGGGTCTTCATTAGATTTATGATCTGCATTGCAGTTTTGCATTGTAAAGAATGTTTTACTTTTCCTAATTTGGCTAACTTTATTTGGttcctttttaataaaaaatgacctGTGTTAACTGTAGGAAACATGATTTATTTGCAGAACCAGAGtgtttctttatcaattaacaaTTTTACAATCGTGTCAATAATGTTTTCTCTTTCTAATGAAGGTTTTCAGTGCTGCAGGTTTTAGTAAATTCTCAAAATCATAAAACTCTTTGTGAACATTCTCTCAATAATAATCTCACTGATAAATACAGTGACATTATAGTTTTGCACGGTAAAGTATATTTGACTTTTCATAGTTTGGTCAACTTTATTTGGGTCCTTTTccgtttaaaatttttatttttattacgtACAGTAATTATTCTTATAAAGTGTGCCATCTGTAATCATTAAATTAAGGCtaaataaaatttcatttaataaattaaataacacatgacatgaaaatttacattttaaaacttataaacccaattgtaatatttttaatgtttacatttaaacattttatattaattttgatattttagcaAATTTCTTTCTAATTGAtcatttctattctattctgcaGACGAAAATCTACAGacctgtttttgtttatatttatttagtgttGATGGACTGTGGTGCCTGCCTGGTTCCTTTTACCGAATGATATAATGAATTAtatgatttctatttttaaaagtgaataGTTGTAATGATTAACTCCACCTCTACCAGGATTCAGTGCCCTGGTTTCCTCCCTCCCTCTTTATCTGACTGATAAAGATCAAATGATTAGGATTAGACAACAAACAGTAGAGTCACAAAGCTGTAATCATAAAACATGGACCAGTGACAGCCTCCAGAATAACTAATACCTGAAGAAGGAAAACAGctagaaaaccttaaaaaaaaattcagaactGTAACTTTGCTGATCATCATGAGAATAAGCTTTGGGAAGACTTTGTTTCTAGTCTTGTCTGTTGTTGTGGTCTTTCTCTATGTGAGCTTGATGAGGAAGGAAATTCAAACACAAGACAAGCAGCTTAACCAAGTCCAGCAGAACTTCTCGTTACACAGCGCACTTCTTCTTAACAAGCTGGACAAACTGGAGGCTCATTTAATAGCAGTGGGTGAGTTACTAATATGTTTAGTTCTTTCTGTTTGCTGTTGTTTCATGCCACTCTCTAAGCTCTCTTTAAAGttggcattaaataaaaattgaccctacttacaaaatattttgtgttcctcagaagacataaatgcatatatgtgtgtgtgtgcgcgtgtgtgtggcCTTTTGacctttttaattaatttatttttttaatgcagttgaACACTCTATTCTCAGTCAGTGGTTTTTAATACAAGGCCAGATAGCAGGAAGATTAGATAAAGTGAGTAGTTTTCATCTGTCTGCCCCCATGAGGAAACACTACTAAAACGACTGGGCttcctttttaaaattgtatttttaaacctctttttaaaaacattattcaaaaGTACTGAGTGGAGCTTTTTTTGAGTGAGTTcactattaatatatatattgatatcaATATTATTTAGCACCATTTTGAAGCAACATATGTGCTTATATCAATGTAATTTAAAGTAATTACATACAACCAATTTCAAAATGGATATGCCAACAGAAATCTGTTACTGTCTTTGCTGGTATACCAGAATTAAAGATTCTAAGCAATTTTAgtgaactaaaatgaaaaaaaataaataaattgcagaAGAGAAAAGCCTCATAGAGAAAAATGAGAAGAAGCCAGCAAAGAAGCTGTTCCCAAACTCATACCTCTTCAAGCAATGGACTGTTGAACTTTCTGAGGATGACCAGAGGAAGGCTGAGGATCTCTTTCAGAAATACGGCTATAATGCCTTCCTCAGTGACCAGTTGCCTCTGGACCGGGAGCTGCCGGAAACTCGAGACCACAGGTGAGTTTCAGCGGTTTATGGACACGCTCTGAAATTCAACATCTGTCTtgatgcattcattcatttctgtaGATGCATTGGCCGTGAATACCCCCACAATCTGCCCACCCTCAGTGTGGTGCTGATTTATCTGAATGAGGCTCTCTCTGTCATTCAAAGAGCCATTTGCAGCATCATCAACAGAACTCCAGCCCACCTGCTCAAAGACATCATACTGGTGGACGACCACAGCACAAATGGTTTGTTTCTCTCAAAACCCCATCCAACACTAGTCTCAGATGCATAttgtgcacaaaatgagctattAATTGTGGATATATCTCTTCTGCAGAAGATCTGAAAACACAGCTACATGTTTATGTCAGCTCCATCAATGAGAAGCACCCAGGCCTGGTGAAGACGGTGACCCATTCAGAGCAGAAAGGTCTTTCCCAGGCCAGAATCTCAGGGTGGAAGGCTGCCTCTGGGGATGTGGTTGCCATTTTGGACGCTCACATTGAGGTCCATGTCAAATGGTGTGAAACTGCTCAGTTGACTTTAGTATTTGGCAATAATATTTGCTGAACTAGATGGAATTCTCTGTCTTAGAACAATATTGCATAGCTTGTGTAAAGtagtgttaatattatttagataatatggtaacactttagattagagAACACCATTCATTATTGGTTATTACTACTAGCATATTTCCTTATgcagcacatattaatgccttattctgcatgaccattaGATCCCTTACCCCTACCCCTAAGCTACTACAACAACTTCCTTACTTACTATCAATAGgcagcaaattagaagtttattgAGGGGGgcagtgattttattttttttttttaattggggTGTAATGTATGGGAAAAGTAGAGTGTATGAAGGTGTATGAAATGTTTCTCAAGTACTCTCTCTCTTTTAGGGCGGAGCCTCTGCTTGCACGTATCCAGGCTGACCGTACGCTGGTCCTGAGCCCCGTGTTTGATAAAGTCAATTATTATGACTTGCAGGTGACAaagcatttcacctctgctcaTGGTTTTGACTGGGCTCTCTGGTGCATGTACGTGGCATTCCCACAGAAGTGGTATGATCAAAACGATCCTTCACAGCCAGGAAAGTGAGTGTATGTTGctggtttaatattttatactgTAGTCCATCCCAGATGTGAGTGTAACAGATTTGTCCTCTTCCTGTTCTCCAGGAGTCCGTCTGTAATGGGAATACTCGTGGTTGATCGTCTGTTCTTTGGTGAGATTGGGACTCTGGATGGAGGGATGGAGGTGTACGGAGGAGAGAATGTTGAATTAGGAATACGGGTAATTCACAAACACGTTGATCATTCTCCTTAGACGCTATTTGCTCTAAATGCTGTTTTGGCTCAGGTGTGGCTGTGTGGAGGAAGTATAGAGATTGTACCCTGCTCTAAAATTGCTCACATCGAGAGGGCACACAAACCATATGCAACTGATCTTAGCAATGTCATGAAGAGAAATGCCCTGAGAGTGGCAGAAGTTTGGATGGATGAATACAAGATAAATGTGCACATCGCCTGGGGTCTTCCCATGCAGGTACACCTTAAGCTGCGACTAGAGAGATGTGTGACTAGAAGTTTTGAgattttaaatgttcatttgttttgacTCTTTATTAGATTTATGATCTGCAAATGACCCTGTGTATCTGTTCTCTCCTGTTCCCACAGAACCATGGGATAGACATTGGTAATGTATTGGAAAGAAAAAATCTGAGAGAGAGGCTGAAATGCAAACCATTTAAATGGTATCTGGAAAATGTCTATCCTGAGTTATATCCTATGAATGATTTACTTGGTTATGGAGTGGTGAGTGACATATGGTTCACTATGAAACAAGATGATTGGTTTGACCATTTAATATAATGTCCTTACTATCTCTATCAAAACAGCTGATTAATGATCTGCAAACAAGTTTATGTTTGGATAAGGGGCCACTTGAGGAGAACAATCCCATTTTATATCCATGTCATTTCATGGAATCACAGGTAaccttctcttctcttctcttctcttctcttctcttctcttctcttctcttctcttctcttctcttctctgcattttcaaactgtattttttaGGAATATTTGACACACTTCAGTTTCTCATCACACAGATATTTTACTATACAGAAAGTGGTGAGATATTTGTGCATCCCCTTCGGTCTTTTAAAAATGATCGGAGCCGCTGTCTAACTGATCCCGGCTCAGGCAGGTTTCCAGAGCTGTCCTGGTGTTCAGACACTGAAAAACCAAAACACATGTACTGGAACTTCAAACAGGTGAACAAATGATTAAACCACAAACATTTATAGAGCGCTGTGGTATATTACAATCTAAACATTGCTTGGAAAAGTTCatattcttgtttgttttcaggGACAGGCCATACAGAACAGAGAAACCAAACGCTGTCTGGAGATCAGCACTGACCAGACAGGAAAATATGAAAAGAACGTTTTTCTTCAGGACTGCAGAAACCAACACTGGAAGATACAGAACGTAATTCAGGACGTATGAAATGCAAGATATAATCAATCTACATGAATGGAGCTGAGATGATTTTGGTCGAATGGATCACAAGAAAATAAGGGAGACACATTCCCGTTTACATGGTTTTTTAATTCGTCTCTTTTGTCCACTTTTGACACTTTCCTGATTTCTTTGAGGGCAGATCTATGGGTAGGGCTTTTTCTGACCTTTCAGTCTAATATTGCGAAATAAGCTCATTCAATTTATATATGAATGCAAAAAAAGACTATGGAAGGTGATACAAAGAGCAGCAGTTTTCGTTTCTGCAGATAGCTGCATAACTATGCTGAACGCTGTGAGATTGTGTTAGAATCAGGACTGGTAAGAGATCATTGTgctttttacatatttttccaTTCAAAGCAAACTTACGATTTCAGACGGCAAGGTTAAATCCTGTCTGGCTAGCATGCTTCAACAACACATCCCATAATGTTAAAGAATTACGTCAGTAGGCGGAAAGGAGGTGATTTTTACTGAATGCATTTGAACTCATGAGAGTCTACACTGTGAAAGCAATCCGGTCAAATGTATTTTCAACTACCTCTGGAAGTGGTCGAAAGTGGAtgagtttaaaatgtttcagaccctgtttacacctgtgtcGTCCACTTATGATCGGGTTGTCAAAAACGCAACTTAATACCAGGTGTAAATAATTCCAGTGTGATGGTTCTTGATATCACTGTCTGACACTTCTACATCAGGAAGTTGAGGACCCAGTTACAGGTGCTTGTGTCGACCTCCCACAGCCTCGGCTTTTCCACCGCTGTTGTGGAATGATCATATTAAAAGCTGAGTTGAAGTCAATGAAGAAGATCCAGGCATAGGTGTTCTTCCGCTCTAGGTGTTAAGAGGTTCGGCTGACAGAAATGTTTGAGAACCCCTGATAAAGAGCAGGGAAAGACTGAAGCATCCCCAGACTTCACATAGAACATACAGTTTGGAAAATATATCAATGAATGGAAGTTTATGTTTTATGAAATCAATGTATCTTAACAAAAAATCATAGTTTGCCCTGTTCCTAATAGCCCActatggggcatgttgtcacagaATGTCAGTGTATATTAAAGCGATAGTTAAaccaaaaattaattaaattatattttattaattacaaattatttcaatGATTATTTACTCAGCCTCACACAAAATGTGATATTTACCTGTAGCTGTTGTTTTCCATATAACAAATGGAAATGGAAAGCTCCAAAAAGAACAGAAGTAGTTCATACGACTTAACTCTACCTACTTGTATTTCTGGGTCTTCTAAAGCCATATGATGGCTAAGTGTGATGAAGAGGTCaaagtttaagtttttattcTGTGAAAATCTTGATATCCACCATAGCGCTGCTTTGAAATCTATATGTGAAATCTTGAATCTGTGGTGTTTTTCCATGTAAATGTAGATTCAAGTCTAGACTTTATcttttttgttgcatttaatGAAGTAAGGCAATCTACATTGAAGCCGTTGCATGCAAACCTCCTGTCACAGTGACTAAGCATCAGTGATGCTACACTTTCACACAACTGTTACAAGCATGACAGGACCAATGACAGAGTAACTGAAAATAGCGGAAGAAAAACGCCCTTCATCAGACCACAACCCTAAAAATGTCTTTCTACGATGATAGCCACACTCAAACATTCAAATCATGAGAATAAGCTGTGTGAAGACTTTGTTTCCAGTCTTGTCTGTTGCTGTGTTGTTTCTCTATATGAGCTTGATGAGGAAGGATATTCATACTCAAGAGAAGCAGCTCCACCAAGTCCAGCAGAACTTCTCGTTACACAGTGCACTTATCCTCAACAAGCTGGACAAACTGGACGCTCATTTAAATGCAGTGGGTGAGTTACTAATATAtgtttttcttcagtgttgttttagatTTTGAATACTTGGTGAACACGAATTCTTGCAGAAGAGAGAAGCCTCAAAATGAGACACGAGAAGCCAGCAAAGAAGCTGTTCCCAAACTCAAATCTCTTCAAGCAATGGACTGTTGAACTTTCTGAGGATGACCAGAGGAAGGCTGAGGATCTCTTTCAGAAATACGGCTATAATGCCTTCCTCAGTGACCAGTTGCCTCTGGACCGGGAGCTGCCGGACACTCGAGACCACAGGTGAGTTTCAGTGGTTTATGGACACGCTCTGAAATTCAACATCTGTCTTGATGCATTCATCCATTTCTGCAGATGCATTGGCCGTGAATACCCCAAAAATCTGCCCACCCTCAGTGTGGTGCTGATTTATCTGGATGAGGCTCTCTCTGTCATTCAAAGAGCCATTTGCAGCATCATCAACAGAACTCCAGCCCACCTGCTCAAAGACATCATACTGGTGGACGACCACAGCACAAATGGTTTGTTTCTCTCAAAACCCCATCCAACACTAGTCTCAGATGCATAttgtgcacaaaatgagctattAATTGTGGATATATCTCTTCTGCAGAAGATCTGAAAACACAGCTACATGTTTATGTCAGCTCCATCAATGAGAAGCACCCAGGCCTGGTGAAGACGGTGACCCATTCAGAGCAGAAAGGTCTTTCCCAGGCCAGAATCTCAGGGTGGAAGGCTGCCTCTGGGGATGTGGTTGCCATTTTGGACGCTCACATTGAGGTCCATGTCAAATGGTGTGAAACTGCTCAGTTGACTTTAGTATTTGGAAATACACTAAATATTTGCTCAACTAGATGCAATTTTTTGCTTTAAAGCAATATTGCATAACTGGTGTGaagcagtgttgttttagtatcattttataatgtatttattcatattttattacaaatagtacatataatatttatgtcagTACAGAAATGAACACAACGAAATCACATTTTCTCAAGTACTCTCTCTCTTTTAGGGCGGAGCCTCTGCTTGCACGTATCCAGGCTGACCGTACGCTGGTCCTGAGCCCCGTGTTTGATAAAGTCAATTACCATGACTTGCAAGTGACAAACTATTTCGCCTCTGCTCATGGTTTTGACTGGGCTCTCTGGTGCACGTACGTGGCATTCCCACAGAAGTGGTATGATCAAAACGATCCTTCACAGCCAGGAAAGTAAGTGTGTGTTGTGTTATACTGTGCCTAATTAATATTCTTGTTCTCAATATTCTTTCACACTGGCAGTCATGCTGTTGATGTGATGTTGCTAAATTCTGCTCTATTGAGTGTAAAAGATCCTTCTGCTCTGCCTGTTCTCCAGGAGTCCGTCTGTCATGGGAATACTCGTGGTTGATCGTCTGTTCTTTGGTGAGATTGGGACTCTGGATGGAGGGATGGAGGTGTACGGAGGAGAGAATGTTGAATTAGGAATACGGGTAATTCACATGCACCTAAAAACACGTTGAGGATTTTAtattatactttatatatattatattcagtgttgggaaggttactttggaaatgtaataggttacagattacaagttaccctgtttaaaatgtaataagcagtgtaacttttcaattactttatgaaagtaatgtaacttattacatttgattactttttgattacttttctaaatttctaacattttcaactgttaatcattttgaaacatttaaagcaggcaggattaaccttacagtagtgctcaacactgattactgtcaaaatccttcatcacttgaattgaGATTTCATTCAATTAAGTAAGTACATCTTTATTTTGCGATAACAACTGGCTTGATGTACATTATCCCGCTTATTACACGGCTGCTTGccacaaaagtaaaaaattagaAACACTGACCTGAGTTGAAATATTTGAACGCAAAGCTTCCATGAAGAAAGCAGTTGCTAGCAAGCGGCAAGTTCAAACTAGACAAACATTTAAGGGATACGGTGCAGTCatactatttttattacacAACATTTTTCCTCCACATGTTTTGGCTCAGGTGTGGCTGTGTGGAGGAAGTATAGAGATTGTACCCTGCTCTAAAATTGCTCACATCGAGAGGGCACACAAACCATATGCAACTGATCTTAGCAATGTCATGAAGAGAAATGCCCTGAGAGTGGCAGAAGTTTGGATGGACGAATACAAGGAAAATGTGAACATTGCCTGGGGTCTTCCTATACAGGTAGGTCTAATTAAAGTTTCAGCCAATCAAATTATGGATTTTCAAGGCCAGTTCTAAGAGTACTTAGGTGTTGATTCTACCCCACAGAACCATGGGATAGACATTGGCGATGTATCGGAGAGAAAGAAACTGAGAGAGAGGCTGAAATGCAAGCCATTTAAATGGTATCTGGAAAATGTCTATCCTGAGTTAAATCTCATTAATTTATTAGCTTATGGAGTGGTGAGTGACATACAGTTCACTATGAATCAAGACAGTCCAAGAGATcagtacagaaaaaaatgttgaaGTGTTGATGGTTTAATATAATCTCAATATTTCTATCAAAACAGCTGATTAATGATCTGCAAACAAGTTTATGTTTGGATAAGGGGCCACTTGAGGAGAACAATCCCATTTTATATCCATGTCATTTCATGGAATCACAGGTAacctcttctcttctcttctcttctcttctcttctcttctcttctcttctcttctcttctcttctctgcattttcaaactgtattttttgGGAATATTTGACACACTTCAGTTTCTCATCACACAGATATTTTACTATACAGCAAGTGGTGAGATATTTGTGCATCCCCTTCAGTCTTTTAAAAATGATCGGAGCCGCTGTCTAACTGATCCCGGCTCAGGCAGGTTTCCAGAGCTGTCCTGGTGTTCAGACACTGAAAAACCAAAACACATGTACTGGAACTTCAAACAGGTGAACAAATGATTAAACCACAAACATT
The sequence above is drawn from the Onychostoma macrolepis isolate SWU-2019 chromosome 04, ASM1243209v1, whole genome shotgun sequence genome and encodes:
- the LOC131538543 gene encoding probable polypeptide N-acetylgalactosaminyltransferase 8, which produces MRKEIQTQDKQLNQVQQNFSLHSALLLNKLDKLEAHLIAVEEKSLIEKNEKKPAKKLFPNSYLFKQWTVELSEDDQRKAEDLFQKYGYNAFLSDQLPLDRELPETRDHRCIGREYPHNLPTLSVVLIYLNEALSVIQRAICSIINRTPAHLLKDIILVDDHSTNEDLKTQLHVYVSSINEKHPGLVKTVTHSEQKGLSQARISGWKAASGDVVAILDAHIEVHVKWAEPLLARIQADRTLVLSPVFDKVNYYDLQVTKHFTSAHGFDWALWCMYVAFPQKWYDQNDPSQPGKSPSVMGILVVDRLFFGEIGTLDGGMEVYGGENVELGIRVWLCGGSIEIVPCSKIAHIERAHKPYATDLSNVMKRNALRVAEVWMDEYKINVHIAWGLPMQNHGIDIGNVLERKNLRERLKCKPFKWYLENVYPELYPMNDLLGYGVLINDLQTSLCLDKGPLEENNPILYPCHFMESQIFYYTESGEIFVHPLRSFKNDRSRCLTDPGSGRFPELSWCSDTEKPKHMYWNFKQGQAIQNRETKRCLEISTDQTGKYEKNVFLQDCRNQHWKIQNVIQDV
- the LOC131539069 gene encoding probable polypeptide N-acetylgalactosaminyltransferase 8; the protein is MRISCVKTLFPVLSVAVLFLYMSLMRKDIHTQEKQLHQVQQNFSLHSALILNKLDKLDAHLNAVEERSLKMRHEKPAKKLFPNSNLFKQWTVELSEDDQRKAEDLFQKYGYNAFLSDQLPLDRELPDTRDHRCIGREYPKNLPTLSVVLIYLDEALSVIQRAICSIINRTPAHLLKDIILVDDHSTNEDLKTQLHVYVSSINEKHPGLVKTVTHSEQKGLSQARISGWKAASGDVVAILDAHIEVHVKWAEPLLARIQADRTLVLSPVFDKVNYHDLQVTNYFASAHGFDWALWCTYVAFPQKWYDQNDPSQPGKSPSVMGILVVDRLFFGEIGTLDGGMEVYGGENVELGIRVWLCGGSIEIVPCSKIAHIERAHKPYATDLSNVMKRNALRVAEVWMDEYKENVNIAWGLPIQNHGIDIGDVSERKKLRERLKCKPFKWYLENVYPELNLINLLAYGVLINDLQTSLCLDKGPLEENNPILYPCHFMESQIFYYTASGEIFVHPLQSFKNDRSRCLTDPGSGRFPELSWCSDTEKPKHMYWNFKQGQAIQNRETKRCLEISTDQTGKYEKNVFLQDCRNQHWKIQNVIQDV